In Marinitoga hydrogenitolerans DSM 16785, the following are encoded in one genomic region:
- a CDS encoding aspartate kinase, which produces MDIVVQKYGGSSVADVEKIKYVANKIKNKVNKKYKVVVIVSAMGKTTDNLIKLAKEISEKPHPRELDMLLTTGEQISVALLSMALNDLNVKTKSLNAFQAGIFTTGDFNNARIQKFKIGKILKLLDIYDVLVITGFQGITEEGDYTTLGRGGSDTSAVAIAAALDAKCEIYSDFSGIFTFDPKIYPNAKKIKYITYDEMLEMSSLGAKVLHSRAVEVAKKYNITIYCASTFSDEEGTYVVTDNIENPVVTGMSVMENQTQVTITNLPFNHAIIYNIFDKIAQKGFNVDMISIININNKLNVSFTIIEEEMEHFDKYLKEALVEFNDSQITYEHGYAKVSVVGIGMKTEKGVASRFFKALEDIPLRMVTTSEIKISCLLEKKYLDKATKSLLKEFEL; this is translated from the coding sequence ATGGATATAGTAGTGCAAAAATATGGAGGCTCATCTGTAGCAGATGTAGAAAAGATCAAATATGTTGCAAATAAAATAAAAAATAAGGTTAATAAAAAATATAAAGTTGTTGTTATAGTTTCTGCAATGGGTAAAACTACTGATAATTTAATAAAATTAGCAAAAGAGATTTCAGAAAAACCACATCCCCGAGAATTAGATATGTTATTGACAACAGGGGAACAAATTTCTGTCGCATTGCTTTCAATGGCATTAAATGATTTAAATGTTAAAACAAAATCGTTAAATGCATTTCAAGCTGGTATTTTCACAACAGGAGACTTTAATAATGCAAGAATTCAAAAGTTTAAAATAGGAAAAATTTTGAAATTATTGGACATATATGATGTTTTAGTAATTACGGGATTTCAAGGAATAACAGAGGAAGGTGATTATACCACGCTTGGAAGAGGAGGGTCAGACACCTCAGCAGTAGCTATAGCAGCGGCGTTAGATGCGAAATGTGAAATTTATAGTGACTTTTCTGGTATTTTTACATTTGATCCTAAAATATATCCAAATGCGAAAAAAATAAAGTATATTACTTATGATGAAATGTTAGAAATGTCAAGTCTTGGTGCAAAAGTATTACATAGTAGAGCTGTTGAAGTTGCAAAAAAATATAATATTACTATTTATTGTGCTTCGACTTTTTCAGATGAGGAGGGGACATATGTGGTTACAGATAATATTGAAAATCCAGTAGTTACAGGTATGAGTGTAATGGAAAATCAAACGCAGGTAACAATAACAAATTTACCTTTTAATCATGCTATTATCTACAATATTTTTGATAAAATTGCTCAAAAGGGTTTTAACGTTGATATGATTTCAATAATTAATATAAATAATAAGTTGAATGTATCTTTTACTATAATTGAGGAAGAGATGGAACATTTTGATAAATATTTAAAAGAAGCTTTAGTTGAATTTAATGATTCACAAATCACATATGAACATGGTTATGCAAAAGTTTCTGTAGTTGGTATAGGTATGAAAACTGAGAAAGGAGTTGCTTCACGTTTTTTTAAGGCATTAGAAGATATACCATTAAGAATGGTTACCACTTCAGAAATAAAAATATCTTGTTTATTAGAAAAAAAGTATTTAGATAAAGCCACAAAATCGTTGTTAAAGGAGTTTGAATTATGA